The following are encoded together in the Equus quagga isolate Etosha38 chromosome 1, UCLA_HA_Equagga_1.0, whole genome shotgun sequence genome:
- the LOC124246186 gene encoding olfactory receptor 1J1-like: MRGENQSRVYEFLLLGLPIEPEQEGLFFVLFLGMYLITVLGNLLIILLIRLDSHLHTSMYFFLSHLAFTDVSFSSVTVPKMLVNMHTKHKSIPYAGCISQTYFFIFFAALDSFLITSMAYDRYVAICHPLHYTTIMSQRVCIMLVARPWLIAHACALLHTLLLARLSFCAHHTLLHFFCDLAALLKLSCSDISLNKLAIFTVGLATIVLPFLGILVSYGHIGATILQVPSAHGICKALSTCGSHLSVVTLYYGAIIDLYFLPSSNNANNNNIIASLMYTVVIPMLNPFIYSLRNKDMKKALRKLLSKKTYSSN, from the coding sequence ATGAGAGGAGAGAACCAGAGCAGGGTGTATGAGTTCCTCCTCCTTGGGCTCCCCATCGAGCCAGAGCAGGAGGGCCTGTTCTTCGTCCTGTTCCTGGGCATGTACCTGATCACGGTGCTGGGGAACCTACTCATCATCCTGCTCATCAGGCTGGACTCTCACCTCCACACCTcaatgtacttcttcctcagccACTTGGCCTTCACTGATGTCTCCTTCTCATCTGTCACCGTCCCTAAGATGCTGGTGAACATGCACACTAAGCACAAATCCATCCCCTATGCAGGATGCATTTCACAGacatattttttcatcttctttgctgCTTTGGACAGTTTCCTGATCACTTCAATGGCTTATGACAGGTATGTGGCCATCTGTCATCCTCTCCATTATACCACCATCATGAGTCAGAGAGTTTGTATCATGCTGGTGGCCAGGCCCTGGCTCATTGCCCATGCATGTGCTCTTTTGCACACCCTCCTCCTGGCCCGGCTTTCCTTCTGTGCTCACCACACTCTCCttcacttcttctgtgaccttGCTGCCCTGCTCAAATTGTCCTGCTCAGACATTTCCCTCAACAAATTGGCAATCTTTACTGTGGGATTAGCAACAATTGTGCTTCCATTCTTAGGCATCCTGGTTTCTTATGGCCATATTGGGGCCACCATCCTCCAAGTTCCCTCTGCCCATGGCATCTGCAAAGCCTTGTCAACATGTGGATCTCATCTCTCAGTAGTGACACTTTACTATGGGGCAATTATTGATCTGTATTTTCTTCCCTCATCCAACAATGCCAACAACAATAACATAATTGCTTCATTGATGTACACAGTGGTCATTCCCATGTTGAATCCCTTCATTTATAGCCtgagaaataaagacatgaaaaaggCCTTGAGAAAACTCCTGAGTAAGAAAACATACTCCTCCAACTGA